Proteins encoded within one genomic window of Lysinibacillus louembei:
- a CDS encoding TRAP transporter substrate-binding protein encodes MLRKWKFISILFVVSALILGACGNSKGTGENASNGETTQLRLGHIFPIDSVKDQAAKMFADKIKEETNGAIEIKVFPAAQLGGDEVMAQDISRGTLDMSFINQGSLSGLDPLLDFHYLPYIVTSNEQADQLYYGDGIIPTLMKETLAKHNMKTLGFFENEFRGVSNSVHKVEKIEDLKGLKLRVPGSKAIKGFFEEANVQALVMPFNELYLALQQGTVDGQDNGLLLTGDSKFQEVNQYYTLLNHVYASGSIVINSSKFDGLTDEQKAIFEKVGQEVQEWQIENNRKASQEYVKMLEEAGVEVTELTTDQIKAFQEFGLEQWDNYASIYGAERIQQLKDEVQSIQ; translated from the coding sequence ATGTTGAGAAAATGGAAATTTATATCTATTTTATTTGTAGTAAGCGCTTTAATTCTAGGGGCATGTGGTAATTCGAAAGGCACAGGAGAAAATGCAAGTAATGGAGAGACAACTCAATTACGCTTAGGTCATATTTTTCCTATTGATAGTGTGAAGGATCAGGCAGCTAAAATGTTTGCAGATAAAATTAAAGAAGAAACAAATGGTGCAATTGAAATTAAAGTGTTTCCTGCTGCTCAGCTAGGCGGGGATGAAGTAATGGCACAGGATATTTCACGAGGCACACTTGATATGTCATTTATTAATCAAGGCTCTCTTTCAGGCCTAGATCCACTACTAGATTTTCACTATCTACCTTATATCGTGACAAGCAATGAACAGGCAGATCAATTGTATTATGGTGACGGTATTATACCAACATTAATGAAGGAAACTTTAGCAAAGCATAATATGAAAACTTTAGGTTTCTTTGAAAATGAGTTCCGAGGTGTTTCAAACTCAGTTCATAAAGTTGAAAAAATAGAAGATTTAAAAGGGTTAAAATTACGCGTACCTGGCTCAAAGGCCATTAAAGGATTCTTTGAGGAGGCTAATGTACAGGCATTGGTTATGCCATTTAATGAATTATATTTAGCATTGCAGCAAGGAACGGTTGACGGACAAGATAACGGCTTATTGCTAACAGGAGACAGCAAATTCCAAGAGGTAAATCAATACTACACATTATTAAACCATGTATATGCTTCAGGCTCTATTGTCATTAATTCAAGCAAGTTTGATGGCTTAACAGATGAACAAAAAGCAATTTTTGAAAAGGTAGGACAAGAAGTACAAGAATGGCAAATTGAAAATAATCGTAAGGCATCACAGGAATATGTGAAGATGCTAGAAGAAGCAGGCGTAGAGGTGACGGAATTAACGACTGACCAAATTAAAGCGTTCCAAGAGTTTGGACTTGAGCAATGGGATAACTATGCTTCAATCTATGGAGCGGAGCGCATCCAACAATTGAAGGATGAAGTACAAAGCATTCAATAA
- a CDS encoding aldehyde dehydrogenase family protein, which translates to METFGHFINGQWLLAGELVPVINKYTNENYAMIHEADKQTVTQVIDVAKQTFEKIELTATERYEIIYNAAQIIGQRKKELANILVSEAGKSSKDALMEIERGIQTLIASAEEAKKLAGHGVALPNDSEKIAFTVRVPVGVIVAITPFNFPFNLTIHKIGPAIAAGNAVVLKPAELTPIIACKLVEIFKEAGLPDGLFNLVNGRGSVIGDHLLENPNVGMYTFTGSPKVGQYIKSKSGIRKVTLELGNNSPNIVHEDVADMEKAVNLCVTRGFSNAGQACISVQRIYVHENIYEQFVEMAVQQIQKLQLCSIDNTDGDIGPVISEREAIRIESWIEEAKSQGAKVAAGGKRAGSFVEPTLLIDVDHSMKVVCEEIFGPVITIQKYSSFHEVIERANDTTMGLQVGVFTSNIRNILYSMKKLQFGGVIINNVSTYREDLMPYGGVKNSGVGKEGPAYAIQEMSEEKLVVLDY; encoded by the coding sequence ATGGAGACATTTGGTCATTTTATTAATGGGCAGTGGCTACTCGCAGGTGAATTAGTTCCAGTTATCAATAAATATACAAATGAAAACTATGCGATGATTCATGAGGCAGACAAGCAGACTGTTACGCAAGTAATTGATGTAGCAAAGCAAACGTTTGAAAAAATAGAGCTTACAGCAACTGAGCGTTATGAAATTATTTATAATGCAGCTCAAATTATTGGGCAAAGAAAAAAAGAATTAGCGAATATATTAGTTAGTGAAGCTGGGAAATCTAGCAAGGACGCACTTATGGAAATTGAGCGAGGCATTCAAACATTGATTGCCTCAGCAGAGGAAGCTAAAAAATTAGCGGGACATGGTGTAGCACTGCCTAACGACTCTGAGAAAATTGCTTTTACAGTGAGGGTTCCAGTAGGGGTTATTGTAGCGATTACGCCATTTAACTTTCCCTTTAATTTAACTATTCATAAAATAGGACCCGCAATTGCTGCAGGCAATGCGGTTGTATTAAAGCCAGCGGAATTGACACCGATTATTGCATGTAAGCTAGTGGAAATCTTTAAAGAGGCTGGTTTGCCAGATGGGTTGTTTAATTTAGTGAATGGGCGAGGCTCCGTTATTGGTGATCATTTACTAGAAAACCCAAACGTAGGAATGTATACGTTTACAGGTAGTCCAAAGGTTGGTCAGTATATAAAAAGTAAATCAGGTATCCGAAAAGTGACGCTTGAGCTAGGCAATAATTCTCCAAATATTGTACATGAGGATGTTGCGGATATGGAGAAGGCCGTCAATTTATGTGTAACAAGAGGTTTTTCGAACGCTGGACAAGCATGTATTTCCGTGCAAAGAATTTATGTACATGAAAATATTTATGAGCAATTTGTTGAAATGGCAGTTCAGCAAATTCAAAAATTACAGCTTTGCTCTATTGACAATACCGATGGTGATATAGGGCCGGTAATTAGTGAAAGAGAAGCGATTCGAATAGAAAGCTGGATTGAGGAAGCAAAATCTCAAGGAGCGAAAGTAGCGGCAGGTGGAAAACGAGCTGGAAGCTTTGTGGAGCCAACGCTATTAATAGATGTCGATCATTCCATGAAGGTTGTATGTGAAGAAATATTTGGACCAGTTATTACTATTCAAAAATATAGTTCATTCCATGAAGTAATTGAAAGAGCTAATGATACAACGATGGGTCTCCAAGTAGGTGTGTTTACCTCGAATATTCGGAATATTTTGTATTCAATGAAGAAATTACAGTTTGGAGGTGTAATAATCAACAATGTTTCTACTTATAGGGAGGATTTAATGCCGTATGGGGGAGTAAAAAATAGCGGTGTTGGCAAAGAGGGACCTGCCTACGCAATACAAGAGATGTCAGAAGAAAAATTAGTAGTTTTAGATTATTAA
- a CDS encoding GntR family transcriptional regulator, translating to MAFEKEHGETSEQIYNLIKEQIFSWELEPGQKLNLSQMAKQMNVSTIPVREALSRLQDSKLVLLVPNKGYQVSNIIDEISMKKMAEFRLMLELEALKIVIRNNNLSFIDKLEKLNESAKSIDLNNNYSNILAFNNYDNQFHLEIMYASENPFLIESYERLYCHLHIARFYYQRGSVDQKEATSEHDGLIESLKTRDMEMALDCIKGHISQGYLRLLQKREER from the coding sequence ATGGCTTTTGAAAAAGAGCATGGTGAAACATCTGAACAAATTTACAATCTTATTAAAGAGCAAATTTTTAGCTGGGAGTTAGAGCCTGGACAAAAGTTAAATTTAAGTCAAATGGCAAAGCAAATGAATGTTAGTACAATCCCTGTTAGGGAAGCGCTTTCAAGATTGCAGGATTCTAAATTAGTGCTATTAGTGCCAAATAAGGGCTACCAAGTGAGTAATATTATCGATGAAATATCAATGAAAAAAATGGCTGAATTTAGATTAATGCTAGAATTGGAAGCATTAAAAATTGTAATAAGAAATAATAATTTAAGCTTTATTGATAAGCTGGAGAAATTAAATGAATCCGCAAAATCAATTGATTTAAACAATAATTATTCAAACATTTTAGCCTTTAATAATTATGATAATCAGTTTCACCTTGAAATCATGTATGCTTCGGAAAATCCATTTTTAATTGAGAGCTATGAAAGGCTATATTGTCATTTGCATATTGCTAGGTTTTATTATCAAAGAGGCTCGGTTGATCAAAAGGAAGCAACCTCTGAGCATGATGGACTCATTGAAAGCTTAAAAACTAGAGATATGGAAATGGCGTTGGATTGTATAAAAGGTCATATTTCTCAAGGTTATTTAAGGCTCTTGCAGAAGAGAGAGGAGAGATAA
- a CDS encoding methyl-accepting chemotaxis protein, which translates to MLKRVSIRKKLIFSFLLILLIPSFVIGAVAYQSAKQQILVEQQSSAEESVRMLDTNITNMIAPKIYDVEYFANKLKAASFQQEKREELRALLDEYVNVHPEAELLYVGTEDGQMIATPIEEVPSGYDPRTRDWYEAAMNNKNEVAISPPYISASSGNVVVTLSKAMTDNSGVMALDLNIAVLGDIANSIKIGETGFASLLDSQQLYIVEQDQESGTQAEGNYIEDVYAQNTGIIKEKDRHILFGTNELTGWKMLGTMFTAEATQSAGKTLTVIIIIVAIAIVVGGAFVLLMIRSIVRPIKELQANAVKISEGDLTTFIDIHTKDEIGQLAEAFVSMKLSLKRLLKHVEQSTEQVQVYAQNLTISTSENIAASEQVSDAMQEVASSTEKQTEGIEQNAISIEEVAKGIVEVTDSTMQVSDLSGYAMQLADEGGQAVQHTSIQMQSIHTSVAQSDKTINSLYERTKEIGSILEIITAISDQTNLLALNAAIEAARAGEHGKGFAVVADEVRKLAEQSLQSTNQISELIVAIQQDTAQSVQAMEKATTDVEQGLQLTEQTKEKFINIVESLQNIAPKIESVSAASEEITAVVEEVSATALELSDHAKSNAAASEEVAASTEQTLASMHEIAAAAKVLQNTADALREYMGQFKY; encoded by the coding sequence ATGTTAAAGCGAGTAAGCATTAGAAAAAAGCTAATTTTTTCATTTTTATTAATTCTTTTAATCCCATCATTTGTTATTGGAGCGGTGGCGTATCAAAGTGCGAAGCAGCAAATTTTAGTAGAGCAGCAATCGAGTGCTGAAGAAAGTGTGCGCATGCTGGATACAAATATTACGAATATGATTGCACCAAAAATATATGATGTTGAGTATTTTGCGAACAAGTTGAAGGCGGCTTCCTTTCAACAGGAGAAGCGCGAGGAGCTAAGAGCACTGTTGGATGAATATGTGAATGTGCATCCAGAGGCGGAGCTGCTTTATGTTGGTACGGAGGACGGGCAAATGATTGCTACACCGATTGAGGAAGTGCCGAGTGGCTATGATCCACGTACGAGAGATTGGTATGAGGCAGCAATGAATAACAAGAATGAAGTAGCAATTTCACCGCCATATATTTCAGCATCAAGCGGAAATGTTGTCGTTACGCTGTCGAAGGCAATGACAGATAACTCGGGTGTCATGGCATTAGATTTAAATATTGCGGTGCTAGGGGATATTGCCAATAGTATAAAAATTGGCGAAACAGGCTTTGCTTCTTTATTGGATAGCCAGCAGCTATACATTGTTGAGCAAGATCAAGAAAGTGGTACACAGGCAGAGGGAAATTATATAGAAGATGTTTATGCACAAAATACGGGCATTATTAAAGAAAAGGATCGCCATATTTTGTTTGGAACGAATGAATTAACTGGCTGGAAAATGCTCGGTACAATGTTTACAGCAGAGGCGACACAATCAGCTGGTAAAACATTAACGGTCATTATCATTATTGTGGCAATTGCTATTGTTGTAGGTGGTGCATTTGTACTACTAATGATTCGTTCTATCGTTCGTCCGATTAAAGAGCTACAAGCGAATGCTGTGAAAATTAGTGAAGGTGATTTAACGACATTTATCGATATTCATACAAAGGATGAAATTGGGCAGCTTGCCGAAGCCTTCGTATCGATGAAGCTTAGCTTAAAGCGTCTATTAAAGCATGTAGAGCAAAGCACAGAGCAAGTACAAGTGTATGCACAAAATTTAACGATAAGTACAAGTGAAAACATTGCTGCCTCTGAGCAAGTATCAGATGCGATGCAGGAAGTAGCGAGTAGTACAGAAAAGCAAACAGAAGGCATTGAGCAAAATGCAATTTCGATTGAAGAAGTAGCAAAAGGAATTGTAGAAGTAACAGATAGTACAATGCAAGTATCAGATTTATCCGGCTATGCGATGCAACTAGCGGATGAAGGTGGACAAGCTGTGCAGCATACATCTATTCAGATGCAATCAATTCATACCTCTGTTGCGCAATCGGATAAAACGATTAATTCATTATATGAGCGCACAAAGGAAATCGGCTCGATTTTGGAAATCATTACAGCGATTTCAGATCAAACGAATTTATTAGCATTAAATGCAGCTATTGAAGCAGCAAGAGCGGGCGAGCATGGTAAAGGCTTTGCAGTTGTTGCGGATGAAGTGCGTAAGCTAGCTGAGCAATCATTGCAATCAACAAACCAAATTTCAGAGCTAATTGTAGCTATCCAGCAGGATACGGCGCAATCTGTCCAAGCGATGGAAAAAGCAACAACAGATGTAGAGCAAGGCTTGCAATTAACGGAGCAAACAAAAGAGAAATTTATTAACATTGTAGAAAGCTTACAAAATATTGCGCCAAAAATTGAAAGTGTTTCAGCAGCTTCTGAGGAAATTACAGCGGTAGTTGAAGAAGTGTCAGCGACAGCACTTGAGCTATCTGATCATGCGAAGTCGAATGCTGCAGCATCGGAGGAAGTTGCAGCATCTACAGAGCAAACTTTAGCGTCCATGCATGAAATAGCAGCAGCAGCGAAAGTTTTACAAAATACGGCTGATGCATTACGCGAGTATATGGGGCAGTTTAAATATTAA
- a CDS encoding S-layer homology domain-containing protein: MKNKYKKLSKAAVATVLASSGILVALPPAANAYVFKDLNPNADYYKPVLDLVNRGVISGYSDGTFRPSEAVTRGEAAKILAIAMGLNVARQQNPGFKDVPQSHPYYAYIAAIANEGVIDGFNDKSFKPNELITRGQIAKALTLGFQLEVASKINHNFKDVTSQNANEAYIQTLYNLNIAKGTTANTFEPFGTVTRAQLATFIWRAEKADKGNPSYKVGDIRGDVIYINGVQYTIGSSLKAFVNEGNAAALKGAVIDGTFSGKTLTGIRELTLNASGTANRLIALDGGGANFNGNLTINGTYLRVKNMKLNGRTTIAEVPRKTLADYTQRIESLNVASISGVGFIDWSQPNVPDDDGYLNPKDNEVLKPVPDKNAKPNTRYSARMSKADGYVDFEDAYVSNLFIERNYTFVSADDTLSRVTIARDTEQVEIYADMTTMYIETARNLVLYGVHNIETIYKNNEKSVYLNTDSFIDFLYVDNSSGWIDLGEHVYIDRVVLPKDKKPNQIFDDFENDDDKMGNITDPDGKPIDREEEDKEIPDETRPVATITSVDTAGVTATATFTSNEDGTYYWVALEATKKAPTIREILQQNAEKRGTVKANTPTSFTITGLDEETEYVLYLVVVDNAGNASEKEEYEFTTKDGTPPIVRDLTAKDLHGGQRIEFEFTPSEPGDYYYYIRRATTAPDPTTADIMANPSGTGKANTKDKVKVIVGDLEPNTPYDIYVVMKDKSGNISEDPAEKTKNPVETSDLDYENPFVVNGRLERISSTQFELTVNEKLDFESANNKNNYLLTGTVIVNGPNDKGIIPSEVVYKEGSTKVLLTIPSDTGFVNNDTLRVTVLPGVKDLAGKPFENNNTVPPGSTVRNYAEYVHEDKVSPTITIENVINKADESDGFRRAEVEFKPNKAGSYYYMILPNTVKTTSGDIVTLQQYLTDNNITERDFINEWASSSTDRSGKFQIGGENIYVLTGTGPANLEAKTQKLPPISIEQNKLNPFNSYSIYMVLRDRGGELSKIAGPSEIFGDVKAPLIRNLEIKPEENVDNKAIFSFETNETVKLHYWFVEKRIEDTDGNIIENPDAKLTAPADERRLETELKRRPSVEKTGNGLSGALKANITLKPHTEYIVYVGAEDTYGNFTIYKANSNYTDHDRTSSGFMWQDFYSDGKAPEIGMTSPVGKDSKSKPGEPILKPTYYSGLIYRNHDDTFTITFSEAIRRNVEGKSNLVSTGDTVIIDLPEILTITDSTGADVTNKYEAVRYTVGSDTTKSSQLVIKAKLPADVNKTITVTMKDELVNGSRDFIISGYEGHKFVNTGKYAYRKLDAMLEEVKLSYLNTLGDDKKVEATFVLLSSAQQSYDNGEVLKYYYLSDAWGTDETTIIDRTAAQVVESVVNGTDSSLAKGTGVVETSGESGAARITINLTHPYKFFGQDLDAPPPGPRMHGDWITIVLEDKYGNLNKIYGTVYDPSKRTQ, translated from the coding sequence ATGAAAAATAAATATAAAAAATTAAGCAAAGCAGCAGTTGCGACAGTTTTAGCATCTAGCGGTATTCTTGTTGCGTTGCCACCAGCAGCCAATGCATATGTATTTAAAGATTTAAATCCCAATGCGGATTATTATAAACCAGTATTAGATTTAGTGAACCGTGGTGTGATAAGCGGCTATAGCGATGGCACGTTCAGACCAAGCGAGGCTGTGACTAGAGGTGAGGCAGCAAAAATTCTTGCAATTGCAATGGGGTTAAATGTCGCACGTCAACAAAATCCAGGCTTTAAGGATGTACCACAATCGCACCCGTACTATGCATACATTGCAGCGATTGCCAATGAAGGCGTAATTGATGGCTTTAATGATAAATCATTCAAGCCGAATGAATTAATTACACGTGGTCAAATTGCAAAAGCCCTTACACTTGGCTTCCAGCTCGAAGTGGCATCAAAGATTAATCACAACTTTAAAGATGTAACAAGTCAAAATGCAAATGAAGCATATATTCAAACCTTATATAATTTAAATATCGCAAAGGGTACAACTGCGAATACTTTTGAGCCATTTGGCACAGTGACGCGAGCACAGCTAGCGACATTTATTTGGCGCGCAGAAAAGGCAGACAAAGGTAATCCATCTTATAAAGTGGGCGATATTCGTGGGGATGTCATTTACATTAACGGTGTCCAGTACACAATTGGCTCGTCACTAAAGGCTTTTGTTAATGAAGGAAATGCAGCCGCATTAAAGGGTGCTGTTATTGATGGAACGTTTAGTGGAAAAACATTAACAGGCATTCGTGAGCTAACGTTAAATGCCTCTGGTACAGCAAACCGTCTAATCGCATTAGATGGCGGTGGTGCAAACTTTAATGGCAATTTAACAATTAACGGTACTTATTTACGTGTGAAAAATATGAAGCTAAATGGTCGCACAACGATTGCTGAGGTGCCACGTAAAACGTTGGCTGATTACACACAGCGCATCGAAAGCCTAAATGTTGCAAGCATTTCAGGTGTAGGCTTTATCGATTGGTCACAGCCGAATGTACCAGATGACGATGGCTATTTAAATCCAAAAGATAATGAAGTATTAAAGCCTGTACCAGATAAAAACGCTAAGCCAAATACACGTTACTCAGCACGTATGAGCAAAGCAGACGGTTACGTAGACTTTGAGGATGCATATGTATCAAATCTATTCATTGAACGTAACTATACATTTGTATCAGCTGACGATACGTTAAGTCGTGTAACGATTGCACGTGATACAGAGCAAGTAGAAATATATGCGGATATGACAACAATGTATATCGAAACAGCTCGCAACTTAGTCCTTTACGGTGTGCACAATATTGAAACAATCTATAAAAACAATGAGAAAAGCGTCTACCTTAATACAGATAGCTTTATCGACTTCTTATATGTAGATAATAGCTCAGGCTGGATTGATTTAGGTGAGCATGTTTATATTGATCGCGTTGTTTTACCAAAGGACAAAAAGCCAAACCAAATTTTCGATGACTTCGAAAACGATGACGATAAAATGGGCAATATTACAGACCCTGATGGCAAGCCTATTGACCGTGAAGAAGAGGACAAGGAGATCCCAGATGAAACGCGTCCAGTTGCAACAATCACCTCGGTAGATACAGCGGGTGTTACGGCAACTGCTACGTTTACGTCGAATGAGGATGGAACGTATTATTGGGTTGCATTAGAAGCAACTAAGAAGGCACCGACGATACGTGAAATTTTACAGCAAAATGCAGAAAAGCGCGGTACAGTCAAAGCAAATACACCAACATCTTTCACAATTACAGGCCTAGATGAAGAAACAGAGTATGTTTTATATTTAGTTGTTGTCGATAATGCAGGGAATGCTTCGGAGAAGGAAGAATATGAGTTTACGACGAAGGATGGCACGCCGCCAATAGTGCGCGATCTAACAGCAAAAGATTTGCACGGTGGTCAGCGAATCGAATTTGAATTCACACCATCTGAGCCAGGGGACTACTACTATTATATTCGCCGAGCTACAACAGCTCCTGATCCAACAACAGCAGATATTATGGCAAATCCTAGCGGCACAGGCAAAGCTAATACAAAAGACAAAGTTAAAGTGATTGTTGGAGATTTAGAACCAAATACACCATATGATATTTATGTTGTAATGAAAGATAAATCAGGTAATATTTCAGAGGATCCAGCAGAGAAGACTAAAAATCCTGTTGAGACATCTGATCTTGATTATGAGAATCCATTTGTTGTTAACGGGAGATTAGAAAGAATAAGTAGTACGCAATTTGAATTAACTGTAAATGAAAAATTAGATTTTGAAAGTGCAAATAATAAAAATAACTATTTATTAACAGGTACAGTTATTGTCAATGGTCCGAATGATAAAGGGATTATACCTTCTGAGGTAGTATATAAAGAAGGTAGTACAAAGGTTTTATTAACAATTCCATCAGATACGGGATTTGTTAATAACGATACACTACGTGTAACAGTACTACCAGGTGTTAAAGATTTAGCAGGGAAGCCGTTTGAAAATAATAACACCGTACCTCCAGGAAGTACTGTTCGTAACTATGCAGAATATGTGCATGAAGATAAGGTTTCTCCGACGATTACTATAGAAAATGTTATCAATAAAGCAGATGAATCTGATGGCTTCCGCCGAGCAGAGGTGGAATTCAAGCCAAATAAAGCAGGTTCTTACTATTATATGATATTACCAAATACAGTAAAGACAACTAGTGGAGATATAGTTACACTACAACAATATTTAACAGATAATAATATTACAGAGCGAGATTTTATCAATGAATGGGCAAGTAGTAGCACAGATCGCTCTGGTAAGTTCCAAATAGGTGGAGAGAATATTTATGTTCTAACAGGTACAGGCCCAGCGAATTTAGAAGCAAAAACACAAAAATTACCACCAATTTCTATTGAACAAAATAAATTAAACCCATTCAATAGTTATTCTATTTATATGGTATTAAGAGACCGTGGTGGCGAGCTTTCTAAAATTGCGGGACCTAGCGAAATTTTCGGAGATGTTAAAGCACCTTTAATCCGTAACTTAGAGATTAAGCCAGAGGAAAATGTCGATAACAAGGCAATCTTTAGCTTTGAAACGAATGAAACAGTAAAACTACATTACTGGTTTGTGGAAAAAAGAATTGAAGATACAGACGGGAATATAATTGAAAATCCAGATGCTAAATTAACAGCTCCAGCAGATGAAAGACGTTTGGAAACAGAATTGAAACGTAGACCTAGTGTTGAGAAGACAGGAAATGGACTTTCCGGAGCATTGAAAGCAAACATTACCTTAAAACCACATACAGAATATATCGTATATGTAGGTGCAGAGGATACGTATGGGAATTTCACAATTTATAAGGCAAATAGTAATTATACTGACCACGACCGTACAAGCTCAGGCTTTATGTGGCAAGATTTCTACTCAGATGGCAAAGCACCAGAGATAGGTATGACTTCACCGGTAGGAAAAGATTCGAAATCGAAGCCAGGAGAACCGATACTCAAGCCAACATATTATTCAGGTCTGATTTACCGTAACCATGATGATACGTTTACAATTACATTTAGTGAAGCGATTAGACGAAATGTGGAAGGTAAATCGAATCTTGTAAGTACAGGAGATACAGTCATTATAGATTTACCAGAAATTCTAACAATCACAGATAGTACAGGTGCAGATGTAACAAATAAATATGAAGCTGTAAGATATACAGTGGGCTCAGATACTACTAAAAGTAGTCAACTGGTTATTAAGGCGAAACTACCTGCTGATGTAAATAAAACAATCACTGTAACAATGAAAGATGAACTAGTAAATGGCTCACGAGACTTTATTATTTCAGGTTATGAGGGGCATAAATTTGTTAATACAGGTAAATATGCTTACCGAAAGTTGGATGCGATGCTAGAGGAAGTGAAGCTTAGTTACTTGAACACTCTAGGAGATGACAAAAAAGTAGAAGCAACATTCGTTCTATTGTCATCTGCTCAGCAATCCTATGACAATGGTGAAGTACTGAAATATTACTATCTATCCGATGCATGGGGAACAGATGAGACAACTATTATAGATAGAACAGCAGCACAAGTGGTTGAGTCAGTTGTGAATGGCACAGATAGTTCATTGGCAAAAGGAACAGGAGTTGTTGAAACGAGTGGAGAAAGTGGAGCAGCGCGTATAACTATAAATCTAACCCACCCATACAAATTCTTTGGGCAAGATTTGGATGCACCACCACCTGGACCTCGTATGCACGGGGATTGGATAACGATTGTTTTAGAGGATAAATATGGGAATTTGAATAAGATCTATGGTACAGTATATGATCCAAGTAAGCGAACTCAATAA
- a CDS encoding CAP domain-containing protein: MFKKWLVAIVVACSIFTISSTTTHVDASTSTSQVTKTKVTAAQQKVYKKFHSEYDMMWEMEKKDYKNFYLVGRKNNEVVGGYDTRKGQSLFGIKIGDSSSTVTKKYGKPVDSILKNNTAYKQSYVDGNGKVTSGTYFIDGKYVTFFYDLHAKNTVRSILWVTEKTELTKKGFFSASSNDLRNSFEELAFHLMNQARVANGVPALLYESQYNFVGRQHSRDMIYYNFFDHKGKDGKQPWDRMKAGGIKFTASGENLAYGQYSAIHVHEALMNSIGHRENILQAKFAHSFIGVQFSNTNIPYFTIGFYK; this comes from the coding sequence ATGTTTAAAAAATGGTTAGTCGCAATCGTTGTCGCTTGCTCTATCTTTACTATATCTTCCACAACTACCCATGTAGATGCTAGTACATCTACTTCACAGGTTACGAAAACAAAGGTGACCGCTGCTCAGCAAAAGGTATATAAAAAGTTCCACTCAGAATACGATATGATGTGGGAAATGGAGAAAAAGGATTACAAAAACTTTTATTTAGTTGGACGCAAAAATAATGAGGTCGTTGGTGGCTATGATACACGTAAAGGACAAAGCTTATTTGGCATTAAAATTGGCGATTCAAGCAGCACAGTCACAAAAAAATATGGCAAGCCCGTTGACAGCATTCTAAAAAACAACACAGCATACAAACAAAGTTATGTAGATGGCAATGGCAAAGTAACTTCTGGCACATATTTCATCGACGGTAAATATGTAACATTTTTCTATGATTTACATGCTAAAAACACAGTGCGCTCTATTTTATGGGTGACAGAGAAAACTGAGCTAACAAAGAAAGGCTTCTTTAGCGCTTCTTCCAATGATTTGCGCAACAGCTTCGAAGAATTAGCATTTCATTTAATGAATCAAGCGCGTGTAGCAAATGGCGTACCAGCGTTATTGTATGAATCACAATATAATTTTGTCGGTCGTCAGCATAGCCGAGATATGATTTACTATAATTTCTTTGACCATAAAGGCAAGGATGGTAAACAACCTTGGGATCGCATGAAGGCTGGCGGCATCAAATTTACAGCAAGTGGTGAAAACTTAGCTTATGGTCAATACAGTGCAATTCATGTACATGAAGCATTAATGAATTCCATCGGTCACCGTGAAAATATTTTACAAGCAAAATTCGCACATTCATTTATCGGTGTACAATTCTCAAACACAAATATTCCGTACTTTACAATCGGGTTTTATAAATAA